From a region of the Chloroflexota bacterium genome:
- a CDS encoding electron transfer flavoprotein subunit beta/FixA family protein: protein MHAVVCVKQVPEQNSVKITADKQINTDGINPIINLFDEYAIEEALQWAEKNDGQVTVISLGSDDATDSLKKALAMGANEAVLINDPALEHVDSQSAAKVVAAAIKKLDNVNIVFCGKQSTDDETGQFGPALARFLGWSQLTYVFKVHELTESSIVVDRALEDTLETVEASLPVVVTAVKDLNEPRYPSLLKIRKVSKQPIPTWGLGDLGLGSGDVAGNVQVADRVPPPARPSGEMMSGNVQTQVSSLVQKLVENQIL, encoded by the coding sequence ATGCACGCAGTAGTTTGTGTTAAGCAAGTTCCTGAACAAAATAGTGTGAAAATCACTGCCGATAAGCAGATTAACACCGACGGAATCAATCCAATTATCAATTTGTTTGATGAATATGCGATTGAAGAAGCCTTGCAGTGGGCCGAAAAGAACGATGGCCAAGTGACCGTGATCAGCCTTGGCAGCGATGATGCCACTGATTCACTCAAAAAAGCCTTGGCTATGGGTGCTAACGAAGCTGTGTTGATCAATGACCCAGCTTTGGAACATGTTGATTCACAAAGCGCTGCCAAAGTTGTTGCCGCCGCGATCAAGAAGCTCGATAACGTTAATATCGTGTTTTGTGGCAAGCAAAGCACCGATGACGAAACCGGCCAATTTGGCCCAGCCTTGGCTCGCTTTCTTGGTTGGTCACAACTTACCTATGTTTTCAAAGTGCACGAATTAACCGAAAGCAGCATTGTGGTTGATCGCGCTTTGGAAGATACCCTCGAAACGGTCGAAGCCTCGTTGCCGGTCGTCGTGACCGCCGTCAAGGATTTGAACGAGCCACGTTACCCATCATTGTTGAAGATTCGCAAAGTCAGCAAGCAACCAATTCCAACCTGGGGTTTAGGCGATCTTGGCCTTGGCAGCGGCGATGTTGCTGGCAATGTCCAAGTTGCTGATCGTGTGCCACCACCAGCCCGCCCATCTGGCGAGATGATGAGTGGCAACGTGCAAACCCAAGTTAGCAGCTTAGTGCAAAAATTGGTTGAAAATCAAATCCTGTAA